From the genome of Geothrix sp. 21YS21S-4, one region includes:
- the hydF gene encoding [FeFe] hydrogenase H-cluster maturation GTPase HydF gives MQPAPRTLRLHIGLFGRRNVGKSSVLNALTRQAVSLVSPEAGTTTDPVEKPMELLPFGPVLFVDTAGLDDEGDLGRQRVARSRAVLDRVDLALVVAGGGAWGAFEEDLLAELKARGLPVVVALNKADLAAPPPALLARLRGRDAVAVPLSALRGDGVDALREALLRAAPAGFLDSRDLLSDLVPPGQVAILVMPIDSEAPKGRLILPQVMAVRDLLDGHALSLVVQEAELGAALEILRRPPALVVTDSQAFQGVAAVVPDAVPLTSFSILLSRFHGDLTAQVRGTLAVDRLKGGDRILVAEGCTHHPGEEDIGRVKLPRWLEAQAGAPLRFEHVQGRDFPADPSPYALVVHCGNCMGNRREMLARIHRCEAAGVPITNYGLAIAHAKGILARALRPFPAALELLRA, from the coding sequence ATGCAGCCCGCCCCCCGCACCCTCCGCCTGCACATCGGCCTCTTCGGCCGGCGCAACGTGGGCAAGTCGTCGGTCCTGAACGCCCTCACCCGGCAGGCCGTCTCCCTGGTCTCGCCCGAGGCGGGCACCACGACGGATCCCGTGGAGAAGCCCATGGAGCTGCTGCCCTTCGGCCCGGTGCTGTTCGTGGACACCGCGGGCCTGGACGACGAGGGCGACCTGGGAAGGCAGCGGGTGGCCCGCAGCCGCGCCGTCCTGGACCGCGTGGATCTCGCCCTGGTGGTGGCCGGCGGCGGCGCCTGGGGCGCCTTCGAGGAGGACCTCCTGGCTGAGCTGAAGGCCCGCGGCCTGCCCGTGGTGGTGGCCCTGAACAAGGCGGACCTGGCCGCGCCGCCGCCCGCGCTGCTGGCGCGGCTCCGCGGAAGGGACGCGGTGGCCGTTCCTCTCTCCGCCCTTCGGGGGGACGGCGTGGACGCGCTGCGGGAGGCCCTCCTGCGGGCCGCGCCCGCGGGCTTCCTGGATTCCCGGGACCTGCTGTCCGACCTGGTGCCGCCCGGCCAGGTGGCGATCCTGGTCATGCCCATCGACTCGGAAGCGCCCAAGGGCCGGCTGATCCTTCCCCAGGTGATGGCCGTCCGCGACCTCCTGGACGGCCACGCCCTGTCCCTCGTGGTGCAGGAGGCGGAACTGGGCGCGGCTCTGGAGATCCTCCGCCGCCCGCCGGCCCTCGTGGTGACGGACTCCCAGGCCTTCCAGGGCGTGGCCGCGGTGGTGCCCGACGCCGTGCCGCTCACTTCCTTCAGCATCCTGCTCAGCCGGTTTCACGGGGACCTCACCGCCCAGGTGCGCGGCACGCTGGCCGTGGACCGGCTCAAGGGCGGCGACCGGATCCTGGTGGCCGAAGGCTGCACCCATCATCCGGGCGAGGAGGATATCGGCCGCGTGAAGCTCCCGCGGTGGCTGGAGGCCCAGGCGGGCGCGCCGCTGCGCTTCGAGCACGTGCAGGGCCGCGATTTCCCGGCGGATCCTTCGCCCTACGCCCTGGTGGTCCACTGCGGCAACTGCATGGGCAACCGCCGCGAGATGCTCGCCCGCATCCACCGCTGCGAAGCCGCGGGCGTTCCCATCACCAACTACGGCCTCGCCATCGCCCACGCCAAGGGCATCCTGGCCCGGGCCCTGCGCCCCTTTCCCGCCGCCCTGGAGCTGCTGCGTGCGTGA
- the hydG gene encoding [FeFe] hydrogenase H-cluster radical SAM maturase HydG, whose amino-acid sequence MHGPSESFPLDESALGLLLEGPPRDDAGRIREILARARGLDGLDEADLPSLMALRDPALLAELFEAAKAVKEEIYGRRIVLFAPLYVSNLCGNECLYCAFRASNRELPRRALSQAEIAGEVRHLLRQGHKRVVLVAGEAYPQEGLDYVLKAVRTVYATREGAESIRRVNVNIAPLDVDGFRRLRDVEIGTYQLFQETYHRGTYARMHPAGLKADFDWRLGCMDRAMLAGIDDVGIGALFGLHDWRFELLAILRHARHLEARFGCGPHTISVPRIEPAAGSAASEAPPSAVTDADFRKLVAILRLAVPYTGLILSTRERPEIRREVFHLGISQISAGSRTNPGGYQAEDGTSAQFSLGDHRGLDEVVRDLAETGFIPSFCTSCYRMGRTGADFMDLAKPGEIKLHCEPNALSTLQEFAEDHAGPATRQAAEALVAASLAGMEEGARTRAEAMVARVRRGERDVFC is encoded by the coding sequence ATGCACGGCCCTTCGGAATCGTTCCCCCTGGATGAATCCGCCCTCGGCCTGCTGCTGGAGGGCCCGCCCCGGGACGATGCCGGCCGGATCCGCGAGATCCTGGCCCGCGCCCGGGGGCTGGACGGCCTGGACGAGGCGGATCTGCCCTCGCTGATGGCCCTCCGCGACCCGGCGCTGCTGGCGGAGCTGTTCGAGGCGGCCAAAGCGGTGAAGGAGGAGATCTACGGCCGCCGGATCGTCCTGTTCGCGCCCCTCTACGTGTCGAACCTGTGCGGGAACGAATGCCTCTACTGCGCCTTCCGCGCCTCCAACCGGGAACTGCCGCGCCGGGCCCTCAGCCAGGCCGAGATCGCCGGGGAAGTCCGCCACCTCCTCCGCCAGGGGCACAAGCGCGTGGTGCTGGTGGCGGGCGAGGCCTATCCCCAGGAGGGCCTCGACTACGTCCTGAAGGCGGTGCGGACCGTCTACGCCACCCGCGAGGGCGCCGAGAGCATCCGCCGGGTGAACGTCAACATCGCCCCTCTGGACGTGGACGGCTTCCGGCGACTGAGGGACGTCGAGATCGGCACCTACCAGCTGTTCCAGGAGACCTACCACCGCGGCACCTACGCCCGGATGCACCCCGCGGGACTGAAGGCCGACTTCGACTGGCGGCTGGGCTGCATGGACCGCGCGATGCTCGCGGGCATCGACGACGTGGGCATCGGCGCCCTGTTCGGGCTGCACGACTGGCGCTTCGAACTGCTGGCGATCCTCCGCCACGCCCGCCACCTGGAGGCGCGCTTCGGGTGCGGCCCGCATACCATCAGCGTGCCGCGGATCGAGCCCGCCGCGGGCTCCGCCGCCAGCGAGGCGCCGCCTTCCGCGGTGACCGACGCCGACTTCCGGAAGCTGGTGGCCATCCTCCGCCTGGCCGTCCCCTACACGGGCCTGATCCTCAGCACCCGGGAACGGCCGGAGATCCGCCGCGAGGTCTTCCACCTGGGCATCAGCCAGATCAGCGCCGGCAGCCGCACCAATCCCGGCGGCTACCAGGCGGAGGACGGGACCAGCGCCCAGTTCTCCCTCGGCGACCACCGCGGCCTGGACGAGGTGGTGCGCGACCTGGCGGAGACGGGCTTCATCCCGAGCTTCTGCACCAGCTGCTACCGGATGGGCCGCACCGGCGCCGATTTCATGGACTTGGCCAAGCCCGGCGAGATCAAGCTCCACTGCGAGCCCAACGCCCTCTCCACCCTCCAGGAGTTCGCGGAGGACCACGCCGGTCCCGCCACCCGCCAGGCGGCGGAAGCCCTGGTGGCCGCCAGCCTGGCGGGGATGGAGGAAGGGGCGCGGACCCGCGCCGAGGCCATGGTGGCCCGCGTCCGGCGCGGCGAGCGCGACGTGTTCTGCTGA
- a CDS encoding DMT family transporter translates to MDGSRERMRGAALVALAATLWSSSGLFIKVLSLGALQISCARSLVAALTMAWVVKRRGGRPFPRPDGLSLLCAGAYAGVLVFFVAATKLTTAANAIFLQFSAPIYLVFLESRLSGRPVVRRDLAAVLISLGAMGLFFVGRLGTGTLAGNLLGVLSGLSLALFSATLKLQRERRPEADPIGAIILGNLIVAVLGAPALLAGPVPTLPQAGILLYLGVFQIGIAYLLFNAGMKHLSATGAVVIGTLEAVLNPVWVFLGIGERPSAWALAGGLIILGTLVWYSTGQALPRREPARL, encoded by the coding sequence ATGGACGGATCCCGCGAGCGGATGAGAGGCGCGGCCCTGGTGGCCCTGGCGGCCACGCTGTGGAGCTCCAGCGGGCTGTTCATCAAGGTGCTGTCCCTGGGCGCCCTGCAGATATCGTGCGCTCGTAGCCTGGTGGCGGCCCTCACCATGGCCTGGGTGGTGAAGCGCCGCGGGGGCCGGCCCTTCCCGCGGCCCGACGGCCTGTCCCTGCTCTGCGCCGGGGCCTACGCGGGCGTCCTGGTCTTCTTCGTGGCCGCCACGAAGCTCACCACCGCGGCGAACGCGATCTTCCTCCAGTTCTCGGCCCCCATCTACCTGGTGTTCCTGGAATCCCGGCTGTCGGGCCGCCCCGTGGTCCGCAGGGACCTGGCGGCCGTCCTGATCTCCCTGGGCGCCATGGGCCTGTTCTTCGTGGGCAGGCTCGGAACGGGCACCCTGGCGGGCAACCTCCTGGGCGTTCTGTCGGGCCTCTCCCTGGCCCTCTTCTCCGCCACCCTCAAGCTCCAGCGGGAGCGCCGCCCGGAGGCCGATCCCATCGGGGCGATCATCCTGGGGAACCTGATCGTGGCCGTGCTCGGCGCCCCGGCCCTCCTCGCGGGGCCCGTCCCCACCCTTCCCCAGGCGGGGATCCTCCTCTACCTGGGTGTCTTCCAGATCGGGATCGCCTACCTGCTGTTCAATGCCGGCATGAAGCACCTGTCCGCCACGGGCGCCGTGGTGATCGGCACCCTGGAGGCCGTCCTCAACCCGGTGTGGGTGTTCCTGGGGATCGGCGAGCGCCCCTCCGCCTGGGCCCTCGCGGGGGGGCTGATCATCCTGGGGACCCTGGTGTGGTACAGCACGGGCCAGGCCCTGCCTCGGCGGGAGCCCGCGCGGTTGTGA
- a CDS encoding cupin domain-containing protein: MTSPLMPTCERVITLFTDYEDGALGPIDWFGLKLHLSVCPPCRAFLESLRRTAPLLRSLTSSVASPAPAERALSGALAALREGRVPQGPQHHPEPALWEALEPGGDPFTALMLRVHLGHCAGCRATYGPDQAIPAAPDAVATLKPLLPPEETWRWARRGLGGMEVAHLARNKANGASFSLAKLNGGRTIPFHRHAGTESSLILCGSLHDGPAHLRAGDWITHGPDCQHSPTAGPEGECWALIRIEGGIHFSGWRSLMGAIG, encoded by the coding sequence ATGACCTCCCCCCTGATGCCCACCTGCGAGCGCGTCATCACCCTCTTCACGGACTACGAGGACGGAGCGCTCGGGCCCATTGACTGGTTCGGGCTGAAGCTGCACCTCAGCGTGTGCCCCCCCTGCCGGGCCTTTCTGGAGAGCCTCCGGCGGACGGCCCCCCTGCTTCGCAGCCTCACTTCCTCGGTCGCTTCCCCCGCTCCCGCGGAGCGCGCCCTGAGCGGCGCCCTCGCGGCCCTCCGGGAAGGGCGGGTGCCCCAGGGTCCCCAGCACCATCCCGAACCGGCCCTGTGGGAGGCGCTGGAGCCTGGCGGCGACCCATTCACCGCCCTGATGCTGCGCGTCCACCTGGGCCACTGCGCCGGTTGCCGCGCGACCTACGGGCCGGACCAGGCCATTCCGGCGGCGCCGGATGCCGTGGCGACCCTCAAGCCGCTGCTCCCGCCGGAGGAGACGTGGCGCTGGGCCCGCCGGGGCCTCGGCGGGATGGAAGTGGCGCACCTCGCCCGGAACAAGGCGAACGGGGCCTCCTTCAGCCTCGCCAAGCTGAACGGGGGCCGCACCATCCCCTTCCACCGCCACGCGGGAACGGAATCCTCCCTGATCCTGTGCGGTTCCCTCCACGACGGTCCCGCCCATCTCCGGGCGGGCGACTGGATCACCCACGGCCCCGACTGCCAGCACAGCCCCACCGCGGGTCCCGAAGGGGAATGCTGGGCGCTGATCCGGATCGAGGGGGGCATCCATTTCTCGGGGTGGCGGAGCCTGATGGGCGCCATCGGCTAG
- a CDS encoding RNA polymerase sigma factor — protein sequence MSEAARNPGEADLIRSASTGDPEAFEALVRPHLGMLFRVIDRILGNEAESQDALQDALLTIHRELPGFQGASKFSTWAYRICVNQALMARRKRVRRREDAIEDLMPRFGDEGHHKEVDTVLDWSEDAEALMKVEEEELKAKVRAGLDRLSDDQRAVFVLRDLEGWDTDEISRHLGITRELVRQRVHRARLALRALLPEFAPRRLAESR from the coding sequence ATGAGCGAAGCCGCGCGGAACCCGGGCGAAGCGGACCTGATCCGGTCCGCGTCCACGGGCGATCCCGAGGCCTTCGAGGCCCTGGTCCGGCCCCACCTGGGAATGCTGTTCCGGGTGATCGATCGCATCCTGGGAAACGAGGCCGAGAGCCAGGACGCCCTCCAGGACGCCCTGCTGACCATCCACCGGGAGCTGCCCGGATTCCAAGGTGCCAGCAAATTCAGCACTTGGGCCTACCGGATCTGCGTCAACCAGGCCCTGATGGCCCGCCGGAAGCGAGTGCGCCGCCGGGAGGACGCCATCGAAGATCTGATGCCACGTTTCGGGGACGAGGGGCATCACAAGGAGGTCGACACCGTTCTGGACTGGAGCGAGGACGCGGAGGCGCTGATGAAGGTGGAGGAGGAGGAACTGAAGGCGAAGGTTCGCGCGGGCCTGGATCGGCTGTCCGATGACCAGCGCGCCGTCTTCGTCCTGAGGGACCTCGAAGGGTGGGACACGGATGAGATCAGCCGCCACCTGGGCATTACCCGGGAACTGGTCCGCCAGCGGGTCCACCGCGCGCGCCTCGCCCTCCGGGCCCTGCTACCCGAATTCGCCCCCCGGCGATTGGCGGAGAGCCGATGA
- a CDS encoding cell wall metabolism sensor histidine kinase WalK, with product MASRLQTFSLQRIIFLSVSVVLGIQVVWWMSLQIRESRRLLVARSQALKASRAEAWQMDSLHLLAHMRTQADPSRAPMAMPGLDERRRSIQALYPHVGIVPAPISPDDPPLLDGSGYLTLRPEPMVELENQQWHAVFRAAAEGTFMVGAVLFGFVLLYRKLAEELDLKLRQRNFTSAVTHELKTPIASLKVWTETLFTRTLADEQRQRIRSLMEKDLDRLNELVANLLDVARAESGSFVLHLGPLELGPWLRGVCEAMDQRLGPGGLGLQLEITPSPLWVKADPKALGTVVENLLSNAFKYAAEPRQTTVTLDADGDAAVIVVSDRGQGIQAKDLPRIFHRFFRAGDEMTRQVAGTGIGLFLVKDITARHGGHVSVASRGPGLGSAFTLRLPCLSAEEAA from the coding sequence ATGGCAAGCCGCCTCCAGACCTTCTCGCTCCAGCGGATTATTTTCCTATCCGTGTCGGTGGTGCTGGGCATTCAGGTGGTGTGGTGGATGAGCCTCCAGATCCGCGAATCCCGGCGCCTGCTGGTGGCGCGCTCCCAGGCCCTGAAGGCGAGCCGGGCCGAAGCCTGGCAGATGGACAGCCTCCATCTCCTGGCCCACATGCGGACCCAGGCGGATCCCTCCCGGGCGCCGATGGCGATGCCGGGGCTGGACGAGCGGCGGCGGTCGATCCAGGCGCTGTATCCCCACGTGGGCATCGTCCCCGCGCCCATTTCGCCCGACGACCCCCCCCTGCTCGACGGATCCGGCTACCTCACCCTCCGCCCCGAGCCCATGGTCGAGCTGGAGAACCAGCAGTGGCACGCCGTCTTCCGGGCCGCGGCCGAAGGCACCTTCATGGTGGGGGCCGTCCTGTTCGGGTTCGTCCTTCTCTACCGGAAGCTGGCGGAGGAGCTGGATCTCAAGCTGCGGCAGCGGAACTTCACGTCGGCGGTCACCCATGAGCTGAAGACGCCCATCGCCTCGCTGAAGGTGTGGACGGAGACCCTGTTCACCCGGACGCTCGCCGACGAGCAGCGCCAGCGGATCCGCAGCCTGATGGAGAAGGACCTGGACCGCCTGAACGAGCTGGTGGCCAACCTCCTGGACGTGGCGCGGGCCGAATCCGGCAGCTTCGTCCTTCATTTGGGCCCCCTGGAACTGGGCCCCTGGCTGCGGGGCGTCTGCGAAGCCATGGACCAGCGGCTGGGGCCCGGCGGACTGGGGCTCCAGTTGGAGATCACCCCCTCTCCCCTGTGGGTGAAGGCCGATCCCAAGGCCCTGGGCACCGTGGTGGAGAACCTGCTTTCCAACGCCTTCAAGTACGCCGCGGAGCCGCGCCAGACCACCGTCACCCTGGACGCGGACGGCGACGCCGCCGTGATCGTGGTCAGCGACCGGGGCCAGGGGATCCAGGCCAAGGATCTGCCGCGCATCTTCCACCGCTTCTTCCGGGCCGGGGACGAGATGACCCGCCAAGTCGCGGGCACGGGCATCGGGCTGTTCCTGGTGAAGGACATCACCGCCCGCCACGGCGGCCACGTCAGCGTCGCCAGCCGCGGGCCGGGCCTCGGCTCCGCCTTCACCCTCCGCCTGCCCTGCCTGTCCGCCGAGGAGGCCGCATGA
- a CDS encoding cell wall metabolism sensor histidine kinase WalK, giving the protein MSASNSSSGPKPPSLPPDAKAGSGPKQVPSPAQRPPGAELLAELLQTQRQLTQVTAEGRDLRAKLGRRSHQMQMLQHVSEILAATSKGGQVASVVLDALVQEFHAPRAAVWTLEDGGGVYVPKEAVGLSRATWSTIRLPAPNPFPDVPLVLFQSQWLDPPVGEDPLAALRGAEDAPLYFIPFEHQLLLLGFMILAMPADRRVDEEEQDSIAVLQRQTAISLYNAWLFRDLSEQRDALQRQTLELERVNDALREADQLKSEFLALTSHELRTPLTGILGFTRLVMEGLYDDAEEMRSMLQDSYASGQHLLGLLNDILDLAKIESGRLEVHPEPCALGPLLDDVRPIAEAYPRRPGVVLEWPELGDVPEVVVDPNRFKQVLLNLLSNALKFTKEGHVSIQVERHPGVVTLLVVDTGIGVSAEAQARLFQKFAQAEGGHSRQYGGTGLGLVICKHLMEMMGGGIILQSEGLGHGSTLTVTMPIA; this is encoded by the coding sequence ATGTCCGCCTCGAATTCTTCCTCCGGACCCAAGCCGCCCTCTCTTCCTCCGGACGCCAAAGCGGGCTCGGGGCCGAAGCAGGTCCCTTCGCCGGCGCAGCGCCCTCCCGGGGCCGAGCTGCTGGCGGAACTGCTCCAGACCCAGCGGCAGCTGACCCAGGTCACCGCCGAGGGGCGGGACCTGCGGGCGAAGCTGGGCCGCCGCTCCCACCAGATGCAGATGCTCCAGCACGTGTCGGAGATCCTGGCGGCGACGTCGAAGGGGGGCCAGGTCGCCAGCGTCGTCCTGGACGCCCTGGTCCAGGAGTTCCACGCGCCCCGGGCGGCGGTGTGGACCCTGGAGGACGGGGGCGGAGTCTACGTTCCCAAGGAAGCCGTGGGTCTCTCCCGGGCGACCTGGTCCACCATCCGCCTGCCGGCGCCCAATCCCTTTCCCGATGTCCCCCTCGTCCTGTTCCAGAGCCAGTGGCTGGATCCGCCCGTGGGAGAAGATCCCCTGGCCGCCCTCCGCGGCGCCGAGGACGCGCCGCTGTATTTCATCCCCTTCGAGCACCAGTTGCTCCTGCTGGGGTTCATGATCCTGGCCATGCCCGCGGACCGGCGGGTGGACGAGGAGGAGCAGGATTCCATCGCCGTGCTTCAGCGGCAGACGGCGATCTCCCTCTACAACGCGTGGCTGTTCCGCGACCTGTCCGAGCAGCGCGACGCGCTTCAGCGCCAGACCCTGGAACTGGAGCGGGTGAACGACGCCCTCCGCGAAGCCGACCAGCTCAAGAGCGAGTTCCTGGCCCTCACCAGCCACGAGCTGCGCACGCCCCTCACCGGCATCCTGGGTTTCACCCGCCTCGTGATGGAGGGGCTCTACGACGACGCGGAAGAGATGCGGTCCATGCTCCAGGACAGCTACGCCTCGGGCCAGCACCTCCTGGGCCTGCTCAACGACATCCTGGATCTGGCGAAGATCGAATCCGGCCGCCTGGAAGTCCATCCCGAGCCCTGCGCCCTGGGCCCGCTGCTCGACGACGTGCGTCCCATTGCCGAAGCCTATCCGCGCCGGCCCGGCGTCGTCCTGGAATGGCCGGAGCTCGGCGACGTGCCCGAGGTGGTGGTGGATCCCAACCGCTTCAAGCAGGTGCTGCTGAACCTCCTGTCCAACGCCCTCAAGTTCACCAAGGAAGGCCACGTCTCGATCCAGGTGGAGCGCCATCCGGGCGTGGTCACCCTGCTGGTGGTGGACACGGGCATCGGCGTCAGCGCCGAAGCCCAGGCCCGCCTCTTCCAGAAGTTCGCCCAGGCCGAAGGCGGGCACAGCCGCCAGTACGGCGGCACCGGCCTCGGGCTGGTCATCTGCAAGCACCTGATGGAGATGATGGGCGGCGGGATCATCCTCCAGAGCGAGGGCCTGGGGCACGGGAGCACGCTGACCGTCACGATGCCGATCGCGTAG
- a CDS encoding DegT/DnrJ/EryC1/StrS aminotransferase family protein: MSYQRRSEFLPFTRPMVGEEEIAEIIDTIHSGWITTGPKSAKFEEALKAYNGVPHCLAMNSATTAQEITMQVLGIQPGDEVITTSLTWVSTLSTVVLQGGVPVLVDIDPVTLNLDPAKLEAAITPRTKGIIPVHLTGLPCPMDEIWRIAEKHGLWVIEDAAQAMGAHYKGTKIGGDRRSVMSVYSFHPNKNMTTGEGGAIAFFDDDYESRIKRLRFHGIDRDAWKRFAKEGSPHTEVYEPARKANFMDLQAAMGLHQIAKLDGFNARRGVLFHRYLDLMKDMEEVMLPWPGDADHGHCFHLFVLRIRPEKIGLDRDAFVAALKEENIGAGIHYRPAHVHPWYRDFYGANPRHLPADGLPHAEWSGERLLSLPLWPGLSEADQDQTVAAIRQVIARAKADVKVVI, translated from the coding sequence ATGTCCTACCAGCGCCGTTCCGAGTTCCTCCCCTTCACCCGCCCGATGGTGGGCGAAGAGGAGATCGCGGAGATTATCGACACGATCCACAGCGGGTGGATCACCACCGGGCCCAAGTCGGCCAAGTTCGAGGAGGCGCTGAAGGCCTACAACGGGGTGCCCCACTGCCTGGCCATGAACAGCGCCACCACGGCCCAGGAGATCACCATGCAGGTGCTGGGGATCCAGCCCGGCGACGAGGTGATCACGACGTCCCTCACCTGGGTGAGCACCCTCAGCACGGTGGTGCTCCAGGGCGGCGTGCCGGTGCTGGTGGACATCGATCCCGTCACCCTCAACCTCGATCCCGCCAAGCTGGAAGCCGCCATCACGCCCCGGACCAAGGGGATCATCCCCGTGCACCTCACGGGCCTGCCGTGTCCCATGGACGAGATCTGGCGCATCGCGGAGAAGCACGGGCTGTGGGTGATCGAGGACGCGGCCCAGGCCATGGGCGCCCACTACAAGGGCACCAAGATCGGCGGCGACCGGCGCTCGGTGATGAGCGTCTACAGCTTCCATCCCAACAAGAACATGACCACCGGCGAAGGCGGCGCCATCGCGTTCTTCGACGACGACTACGAGAGCCGGATCAAGCGCCTCCGCTTCCACGGCATCGACCGCGACGCGTGGAAGCGCTTCGCCAAGGAGGGCAGCCCCCACACGGAGGTCTACGAGCCGGCCCGCAAGGCCAACTTCATGGATCTCCAGGCGGCCATGGGCCTGCACCAGATCGCCAAGCTGGACGGGTTCAACGCCCGCCGCGGCGTCCTGTTCCACCGCTACCTGGACCTGATGAAGGACATGGAGGAGGTGATGCTCCCGTGGCCCGGCGACGCCGACCACGGCCACTGCTTCCACCTGTTCGTCCTCCGGATCCGCCCCGAGAAGATCGGCCTGGACCGCGACGCGTTCGTGGCCGCGCTGAAAGAGGAGAACATCGGAGCCGGCATCCACTACCGTCCGGCCCACGTCCATCCCTGGTACCGGGACTTCTACGGGGCGAACCCCCGGCACCTGCCCGCGGACGGGCTGCCCCACGCGGAATGGAGCGGGGAGCGCCTCCTCAGCCTTCCGCTGTGGCCCGGCCTCAGCGAGGCGGACCAGGACCAGACGGTGGCCGCCATCCGGCAGGTGATCGCCCGAGCAAAAGCCGATGTTAAAGTCGTCATTTAA
- a CDS encoding response regulator, with protein sequence MQVFILIFLAMLVQVAAAVVTLRMRRSAGPSLAWLCLFAALVLMALRRAFLLVEYARNGFPAYLLPNEVMSLLISVLLLGGMFLVQGILRDREEQANRLEEARERAREEADKLTALMRAIPVPLWIAEDAECRVVRGNPAGAGLLRMTHGPDGSLVDSNQPRAFRMIQDGHELLPEEMPLRRAARGEEVREESVDLVFAGDAARRLMAYATPLRHPDGRIQGAICCLVDLTEFRRVEGALARAHKMESLGMLAGGIAHDFNNIFQAMVASLELIRRGLAPASPTLAHLDRLEASLDRASRLSRDVLHCSGGDLRRPEFLDLSSQVAEALDGLDLPVTRDLPAVLPRVMMDPVLIGRVVEGLVLNALEADSAVEDVRVRTFMRNLNRSDLLDGHWAEPLGPGLYAVLEVSDRGDGIGTTTLPKIFDPFFTTRNVGRGLGLPAALGIVRGHHGGIQVESIAGEGSVFRAYLPVPHSLEAPPAPPGRPTSARNLVLLADDEPDLRFVLAEMLQSWFGLEVVCAADGQEALDLFRQRPHAFDLVILDATMPRLGGVEAFRAMREIQPDFPGVLCSGYALASAREQAVAQGFVDFLKKPFSSGDLKALLDRVLGAREPGSDSGRIA encoded by the coding sequence GTGCAGGTTTTCATCCTCATTTTCCTGGCGATGCTGGTGCAAGTGGCAGCGGCGGTCGTCACGTTGAGGATGAGGCGGAGCGCCGGTCCTTCCCTGGCTTGGTTGTGCCTGTTCGCGGCGCTGGTGCTGATGGCCCTCCGCCGGGCCTTTCTGCTGGTGGAGTACGCCCGCAACGGCTTTCCCGCCTACCTCCTTCCCAACGAAGTCATGAGCCTGCTCATCTCCGTCCTGCTGCTCGGGGGCATGTTCCTCGTGCAGGGGATCCTCCGCGACCGGGAGGAACAGGCCAACCGCCTGGAGGAAGCGCGGGAGCGGGCGCGGGAAGAGGCGGACAAACTCACCGCCCTGATGCGCGCCATCCCCGTGCCCCTGTGGATCGCGGAGGACGCCGAGTGCCGCGTGGTCCGGGGCAATCCCGCGGGGGCGGGCCTCCTGCGGATGACCCACGGTCCCGACGGATCCCTGGTCGATTCCAATCAGCCCCGGGCCTTCCGGATGATCCAGGACGGCCATGAGCTGCTTCCCGAGGAGATGCCCCTGCGGCGCGCGGCCCGCGGCGAGGAGGTGCGCGAGGAATCCGTGGATCTGGTCTTCGCCGGCGACGCCGCGCGGCGCCTGATGGCCTACGCCACGCCCCTCCGCCACCCGGACGGGCGGATCCAGGGCGCGATCTGCTGCCTGGTGGACCTCACGGAATTCCGGCGGGTGGAAGGCGCCCTGGCCCGGGCCCACAAGATGGAGAGCCTCGGGATGCTCGCGGGCGGGATCGCCCACGACTTCAACAACATCTTCCAGGCCATGGTGGCGAGCCTCGAACTGATCCGCCGCGGCCTGGCGCCCGCATCTCCCACCCTCGCCCACCTCGATCGCCTGGAGGCCAGCCTGGACCGGGCCTCCCGCCTCAGCCGGGACGTCCTCCACTGTTCGGGAGGCGACCTGCGCCGGCCCGAATTCCTGGACCTGTCCTCCCAGGTGGCCGAGGCCCTGGACGGCCTCGACCTGCCCGTGACCCGGGACCTGCCCGCGGTGCTTCCACGGGTGATGATGGACCCCGTTCTGATCGGCCGCGTGGTGGAGGGACTGGTGCTGAACGCCCTGGAGGCCGACTCCGCGGTGGAGGACGTGCGGGTGCGCACGTTCATGCGGAACCTCAACCGCAGCGACCTCCTGGACGGCCACTGGGCGGAGCCCCTGGGCCCGGGCCTCTATGCCGTCCTGGAAGTCTCCGACCGGGGAGACGGCATCGGAACGACCACCCTTCCCAAGATCTTCGATCCCTTCTTCACCACCCGGAACGTGGGGCGAGGCCTGGGCCTGCCCGCGGCGCTCGGCATCGTCCGCGGCCACCACGGCGGCATCCAGGTGGAGAGCATCGCGGGCGAAGGGAGCGTGTTCCGGGCCTATCTGCCCGTGCCTCACAGCCTGGAGGCGCCGCCGGCTCCGCCGGGGAGGCCGACCTCCGCGCGGAACCTCGTGCTGCTTGCCGACGACGAGCCGGACCTGCGCTTCGTCCTGGCGGAGATGCTGCAGAGCTGGTTCGGCCTGGAGGTGGTGTGCGCCGCCGACGGGCAGGAGGCCCTGGATTTGTTCCGGCAGCGGCCCCACGCCTTCGATCTCGTCATCCTGGACGCCACCATGCCGCGCCTCGGGGGCGTGGAAGCCTTCCGCGCCATGCGGGAGATCCAGCCCGACTTTCCCGGCGTGCTGTGCAGCGGCTACGCCCTGGCCTCCGCGCGGGAACAGGCCGTGGCCCAGGGCTTCGTGGATTTCCTGAAGAAGCCCTTCTCCAGCGGCGACCTGAAGGCCCTGCTGGACCGCGTCCTGGGCGCCCGGGAGCCGGGTTCCGACTCGGGTCGCATCGCGTAG